A genomic segment from Streptomyces sp. AM 4-1-1 encodes:
- a CDS encoding Mu transposase C-terminal domain-containing protein: MSGLQRPVGIQVGAWVRFAAQVRAVVGVTARTVTLTDTEAGQRVVAVEDLTGEADFAVIDIPVRMPLPASSRLETFPAKAVEKALWWEGHILEVLHGRPPEAGPDTTPRPEYGLDRSLTARQRAKAAELTAAGTKVSASAVANLRRRYQAEGVLGLVDHRQAAKRPEFGSVDERVVTAMRTAIGEAVDASTRTGSFILWRTGEILRETSGTEDLEVPSERTLYRLLAKLTDGTHTFSAASTRRSKAHGAKAPFGELPAFAPGEVMQIDSTPLDVMVLLDDGVPGRVELTAMIDVATRTLTAAVLRPTTKSVDASVLLARTVTPELMRPGWADVLRMSRSVLPHRRLLSLDERLEHAAARPVIVPEMIVCDHGKAFISRNFKSSCRFLEIDFQPAHKGSGFEKGHIESMLGSVATLFVQFLPGYTGRSADHRSRHPEPERIWSLLELQELLDEWIVAHWQNRPHDGLRDPAHPGRLFTPNQKYAVLVEACGYVPVALTGDDYVELLPSDWRAVNDYGIRVKNRIYDSPDLTPLRRQDSGIRAKRGLWEVHRDPYDVSQIWVRDHRTDGRRWIQATWKQLHRAPVPFGDLAWDHVSHQMPGSTEAEIADAVASLLTRAHAGPAGEPKPKATRRDRRVAARTKAAGPSTPLPAQATDEPAPAPEPEAEEKLADVIPLGLFDPLEDPWRRR; encoded by the coding sequence ATGAGCGGGCTGCAGCGGCCGGTTGGAATCCAGGTCGGCGCATGGGTGCGCTTCGCCGCGCAGGTCCGTGCCGTGGTGGGCGTGACGGCCAGGACGGTGACGCTGACGGACACGGAGGCCGGCCAGCGCGTCGTGGCGGTGGAGGACCTGACGGGCGAAGCGGACTTCGCCGTCATCGACATCCCGGTCCGGATGCCGCTTCCGGCCTCGTCACGGCTGGAGACGTTCCCGGCCAAAGCGGTCGAGAAGGCGCTGTGGTGGGAGGGGCACATCCTCGAAGTGCTGCACGGGCGGCCCCCGGAGGCCGGTCCGGACACCACACCGCGGCCGGAGTACGGTCTGGATCGATCGCTGACGGCCCGCCAGCGGGCCAAGGCCGCTGAGCTGACGGCGGCCGGGACCAAGGTGTCGGCCAGCGCGGTCGCCAACCTGCGGCGCCGCTACCAGGCCGAGGGCGTGCTGGGCCTGGTCGATCACCGCCAGGCCGCGAAGCGGCCTGAGTTCGGCTCGGTGGACGAGCGGGTGGTGACGGCGATGCGCACGGCCATCGGCGAAGCCGTCGACGCCTCCACCCGGACGGGGTCGTTCATCCTCTGGCGGACCGGGGAGATCCTGCGCGAGACCTCAGGGACCGAGGATCTCGAAGTGCCCTCCGAGCGCACCCTCTACCGGCTGCTGGCGAAGCTGACCGACGGCACCCATACCTTCAGCGCGGCGAGCACCCGCCGTTCCAAGGCCCACGGGGCGAAGGCCCCGTTCGGCGAGCTCCCGGCGTTCGCCCCGGGCGAGGTCATGCAGATCGACTCGACCCCGCTGGATGTGATGGTCCTGCTGGATGACGGTGTCCCGGGCCGGGTCGAGCTCACGGCCATGATCGACGTGGCCACGAGGACGCTCACCGCGGCGGTGCTGCGGCCGACCACGAAGTCGGTCGACGCGAGCGTGCTGCTGGCCCGGACGGTCACCCCGGAGTTGATGCGGCCCGGCTGGGCGGACGTGCTGAGGATGTCGCGCTCGGTGCTGCCGCACCGCCGGCTGCTGAGCCTGGACGAGCGCCTGGAGCACGCGGCGGCTCGCCCGGTGATCGTCCCGGAGATGATCGTCTGCGACCACGGCAAGGCGTTCATCTCCCGGAACTTCAAATCGTCCTGCCGGTTCCTGGAGATCGACTTCCAGCCCGCGCACAAGGGCTCCGGCTTCGAGAAGGGACACATCGAGTCGATGCTGGGCTCGGTGGCGACGCTGTTCGTCCAGTTCCTGCCCGGCTACACGGGCCGCAGCGCGGACCACCGCAGCCGTCACCCGGAGCCCGAGCGGATCTGGTCGCTGCTGGAACTGCAGGAACTCCTGGACGAGTGGATCGTCGCGCACTGGCAGAACCGGCCGCACGACGGCCTGCGCGACCCCGCCCACCCGGGCCGGCTGTTCACGCCGAACCAGAAGTACGCGGTGCTGGTCGAGGCATGCGGCTACGTCCCCGTCGCGCTCACCGGCGACGACTACGTCGAGTTGCTGCCCTCGGACTGGCGGGCGGTCAACGACTACGGGATCCGGGTCAAGAACCGCATCTACGACAGCCCCGACCTGACCCCGCTGCGGCGCCAGGACTCCGGGATCCGCGCCAAGCGCGGGCTCTGGGAGGTCCACCGCGACCCCTACGACGTCTCCCAGATCTGGGTACGCGACCACCGCACCGACGGGCGCCGGTGGATCCAGGCGACCTGGAAGCAGCTCCACCGGGCACCGGTGCCGTTCGGTGATCTGGCCTGGGACCACGTCAGCCACCAGATGCCCGGCTCCACGGAGGCGGAGATCGCTGACGCCGTCGCCTCCCTGCTGACCCGGGCCCACGCCGGACCGGCGGGCGAACCGAAGCCGAAGGCGACCAGACGCGACCGCCGGGTCGCCGCCCGGACCAAGGCGGCCGGGCCGTCGACCCCGCTGCCCGCTCAGGCCACTGACGAGCCCGCCCCCGCACCCGAGCCGGAGGCCGAGGAGAAGCTCGCCGACGTGATCCCGCTCGGCCTGTTCGACCCGCTCGAAGATCCCTGGAGACGCCGATGA
- a CDS encoding 2'-5' RNA ligase family protein, which yields MRDFWETHHWPAGERRAHWHLLFEDQPAVHDFARAHTEVLHRYPELNPVPVQWLHATVQSIGPLTPAAAAAVAAAARPALAAIEPFAIEIGPAQAIHNGVVPAIYPENRITDLYWTLRRVTEHVVGTQTMPKAPEVFWPHLSLAYSGARWDHDELSRALVRLRPPRPRMTVTRAVLVDQKQTWRDKYTWTVIAEVPLGRPTPAP from the coding sequence ATGCGGGACTTCTGGGAGACCCACCACTGGCCGGCAGGCGAGCGGCGCGCGCACTGGCACCTCCTGTTCGAGGACCAGCCTGCCGTGCACGACTTCGCCCGCGCCCACACCGAAGTCCTTCACCGTTACCCGGAGCTGAACCCGGTCCCGGTCCAGTGGCTGCACGCCACGGTGCAGTCCATCGGACCGCTCACCCCGGCCGCAGCGGCCGCGGTCGCCGCGGCCGCCCGGCCCGCGCTGGCCGCCATCGAGCCGTTCGCCATCGAGATCGGCCCGGCGCAGGCCATCCACAACGGAGTTGTCCCGGCGATCTACCCCGAAAACCGGATCACAGACCTGTACTGGACACTGCGGCGCGTGACGGAACACGTCGTCGGAACCCAGACGATGCCCAAGGCCCCCGAGGTGTTCTGGCCTCACCTGAGCCTGGCGTACAGCGGCGCCCGGTGGGACCACGACGAACTGTCCCGGGCCCTGGTGAGGCTCCGCCCGCCGCGGCCCCGGATGACAGTGACACGGGCCGTCCTCGTCGACCAGAAGCAGACCTGGCGCGACAAGTACACCTGGACCGTGATCGCCGAAGTACCGCTCGGCAGGCCCACACCAGCACCGTGA
- a CDS encoding ATP-binding protein, with protein MTLPDTDDAGQHLTTKDGWRRFVAGGPKPPHIPAPSPKSYAKLPKATRLKLDDLRIDHHARLMVVATSTVRHTVTTGRRLVMLNRHAISARRGLIVSGPAGTGKTIALTQLGLAHELNDRQVHPDAHGRIPVLYITVPPAATARMIAAEFARFLGLPVHRRLNTTDIIEAVVGVCTTARTGLVIVDEVHNISLSTRQGAEVSDTLKYFSERIPATFIYAGIDIEHSSILSGTRGAQIAGRFTLIPTHPFPYNEEWKGLVKTMEDTLLLHHHKPGTLAELDRYLHDRTGGMIGALSHQIRGAAIDAILTGTEKITRAELEAIPLDVTATTQAPRPRQART; from the coding sequence ATGACGCTGCCGGACACCGACGACGCCGGGCAGCACCTGACCACGAAGGACGGCTGGCGCCGGTTCGTGGCCGGCGGTCCGAAGCCACCCCACATACCGGCGCCGTCGCCGAAGTCGTACGCCAAGCTGCCCAAGGCAACCCGCCTGAAGCTGGACGACCTGCGCATCGACCACCACGCCCGCCTGATGGTCGTAGCCACCTCCACGGTCCGCCACACCGTCACCACGGGCCGCCGCCTGGTCATGCTGAACCGGCACGCCATCAGCGCCCGTCGGGGCCTGATCGTCTCCGGCCCGGCCGGCACCGGGAAGACCATCGCGCTCACCCAGCTCGGCCTGGCGCACGAGCTCAACGACCGCCAGGTCCACCCCGACGCCCACGGCCGCATCCCGGTCCTCTACATCACCGTCCCGCCCGCGGCGACCGCCCGCATGATCGCCGCGGAGTTCGCGCGCTTCCTGGGCCTGCCGGTCCACCGCCGACTAAACACCACCGACATCATCGAGGCCGTCGTCGGCGTCTGCACCACCGCCCGCACCGGCCTCGTGATCGTTGACGAGGTCCACAACATCTCCCTGAGCACCCGCCAGGGCGCCGAGGTCTCCGACACCCTGAAGTACTTCTCCGAGCGCATCCCCGCCACGTTCATCTACGCCGGCATCGACATCGAGCACAGCTCGATCCTCTCGGGCACCCGCGGAGCCCAGATCGCCGGCCGCTTCACCCTCATCCCGACCCACCCCTTCCCCTACAACGAGGAGTGGAAGGGCCTGGTCAAGACGATGGAGGACACCCTGCTGCTGCACCACCACAAGCCGGGAACCCTCGCCGAACTGGACCGCTACCTCCACGACCGCACCGGCGGCATGATCGGCGCCCTCTCCCACCAGATCCGCGGAGCCGCGATCGACGCCATCCTCACCGGCACCGAGAAGATCACCCGAGCGGAACTCGAAGCCATTCCTCTCGACGTCACGGCTACCACGCAGGCCCCTCGGCCAAGGCAGGCCAGAACGTGA
- a CDS encoding SAM-dependent methyltransferase, giving the protein MSQQDTFDAAVLRTDAPHSARVWNYWIGGKDYYEVDRRLGDDVIAVYPQAQELARASRGFQTRAVRHLAAEAGIGQFLDIGTGLPVAGSTHEVAQASNPAARIAYVDNDPLVLAHARALLTSTPQGRTQYIAQNFMDTEQVLREARETLDLSQPVAVMVLSTLGHVEPAAGVDLLRRYMAPLVSGSYLVLCDTISTPATVAAQEAYAAGDTPAYWVRHRDEITASAEGMEMVEPGFGPVSLWRPEASGATAVDQWGFVARKP; this is encoded by the coding sequence ATGAGTCAGCAAGACACGTTCGATGCGGCAGTATTACGGACGGATGCTCCGCATTCCGCGCGGGTGTGGAACTACTGGATCGGCGGCAAGGACTACTACGAGGTCGACCGCCGTCTCGGCGACGACGTCATAGCCGTGTACCCGCAGGCACAGGAACTGGCGCGCGCTTCCCGAGGCTTCCAGACGCGCGCGGTGCGCCACCTGGCGGCGGAAGCCGGAATCGGTCAGTTCCTCGACATCGGTACGGGGCTGCCGGTCGCCGGCAGCACCCACGAAGTGGCACAGGCCAGTAATCCGGCCGCGCGCATCGCGTACGTGGACAACGATCCGTTGGTTCTGGCACACGCACGGGCGCTGCTGACGAGCACCCCGCAGGGACGAACGCAGTATATCGCCCAGAATTTCATGGATACGGAGCAGGTGCTCCGTGAGGCTCGCGAGACGCTCGATCTGTCGCAGCCGGTGGCGGTGATGGTGCTGTCCACGCTGGGACACGTCGAACCGGCAGCAGGCGTCGACCTGCTGCGCCGGTACATGGCGCCGCTGGTGTCCGGAAGCTATCTGGTGCTCTGCGACACGATCTCGACACCGGCCACGGTGGCGGCGCAGGAGGCGTACGCGGCAGGAGACACCCCGGCGTACTGGGTGCGGCACCGGGACGAGATCACGGCGAGCGCGGAGGGCATGGAGATGGTCGAGCCCGGGTTCGGGCCGGTCTCTCTGTGGCGGCCGGAAGCAAGCGGTGCGACGGCGGTGGACCAGTGGGGGTTCGTCGCCCGCAAACCGTAG
- a CDS encoding IS4 family transposase, which yields MPRAGQLKSSGERLSDRVAVGVLTQVFSAELVDEVLAETGRVQQRNRLLPARLVVYFVLAMCLFSGQSYEEVARLLTMGLRVERRWRASWVVPSSAAIWKARSRLGVAPLRELFARVCQPVAAPGTQGAFYRNWCLTATDGTTFDLPDTTANVEAFGRPPRSGRGEQNVGYPQIRMVGLVECGTHAVFDMAIGPLRTGERALARAVLPSLRPGMMLLADRGFYSVDLWSAAAATGADLLWRVRKDLVLPVVEQYPDGSYLTEIFDRSDIHHLRRGAPARAVEYTIAGHEGVYRLLTTILDPDQAPAAELAELYAQRWEFESTLDEIKTHLGGSHLVLRSQHPDGTEQELYGFLLVHHAIRNLMHQAARQAGHDPDRISFIRSLRVVRRQVTDQAAFSPRQTHPRGQSHPR from the coding sequence ATGCCGAGAGCGGGTCAGCTGAAGTCATCTGGTGAGCGTCTGTCGGACCGGGTCGCGGTCGGGGTGCTGACGCAGGTGTTTTCTGCGGAGCTTGTGGACGAGGTGTTGGCGGAGACGGGCCGGGTACAGCAGCGGAACCGGCTGTTGCCTGCCCGGCTGGTGGTCTATTTCGTGCTGGCGATGTGCCTGTTCTCGGGGCAGAGCTACGAGGAGGTCGCCCGGCTGCTGACCATGGGTCTGCGGGTTGAACGGCGGTGGCGGGCGTCGTGGGTGGTGCCGAGTTCGGCGGCGATCTGGAAGGCCAGGTCCCGGCTGGGGGTGGCGCCGCTGCGGGAGTTGTTCGCGCGGGTGTGCCAGCCGGTTGCCGCACCGGGTACTCAGGGCGCCTTCTACCGCAACTGGTGTCTGACCGCGACCGACGGCACCACGTTCGATCTGCCCGACACGACGGCGAACGTGGAAGCATTCGGCCGTCCGCCGCGTTCCGGGCGGGGTGAGCAAAACGTCGGCTACCCGCAGATCCGGATGGTCGGGCTGGTGGAGTGCGGCACCCACGCCGTTTTCGACATGGCGATCGGCCCTCTGCGCACTGGCGAGCGGGCTCTGGCCCGGGCGGTCCTGCCGTCTCTTCGGCCGGGGATGATGCTGCTGGCCGACCGTGGCTTCTACAGCGTGGACCTGTGGTCCGCAGCCGCGGCGACCGGGGCCGATCTGCTGTGGCGAGTCCGCAAGGACCTCGTACTGCCCGTGGTCGAGCAGTACCCGGACGGTTCCTACCTCACAGAGATCTTCGACCGCAGCGACATCCACCACCTCCGTCGCGGGGCCCCGGCACGCGCGGTGGAGTACACCATCGCCGGCCATGAGGGCGTCTACCGGCTCCTCACCACGATCCTCGACCCAGATCAGGCGCCAGCCGCGGAACTGGCCGAACTCTACGCACAACGCTGGGAGTTCGAGTCCACCCTCGACGAAATCAAGACCCACCTCGGCGGTTCCCACCTGGTGCTGCGTTCACAGCACCCTGACGGGACCGAGCAGGAACTCTACGGCTTCCTGCTCGTCCACCACGCCATCCGAAACCTCATGCACCAGGCCGCACGGCAAGCCGGCCACGATCCCGACCGGATCTCCTTCATCCGCTCACTGCGCGTCGTGCGCCGCCAGGTCACCGACCAGGCGGCGTTTTCCCCCCGGCAGACTCACCCGCGCGGTCAAAGCCACCCACGCTGA
- a CDS encoding methyltransferase domain-containing protein, which yields MPIAPWGDAVADVRRDLFIPEDIEVGDEAISRTTSPARWLEAVYSDVSITTQVNDGRSTAHDEYRLPTSSSSQPSVMLEMLSLLDARETDRILELGAGTGLNASWLAHRLGSSHVVSVEIDTVLAEQAAKNAAAAGLSPLIVHGDGTRGWPPGAPHQRVIATYAVTEIPYAWVEQARHGRIVAPWGGSFFPYSFAVVDIRDGRGHGTFTGYPAFMRSRNSRPARGYLNDFLHHRKDATETTTSLSPLAIAQDADALFFAGLALPDAWHLPITADDDSGEITFWILADDQNSWASADYMPDRQEYPVAQYGPRRLWDEALAAYRTWDDLGRPARDRAGLSVTSQGQRIWLDTPDNVLPDSLSAHPLI from the coding sequence GTGCCCATTGCGCCTTGGGGGGACGCCGTCGCCGACGTACGACGGGACCTTTTCATTCCCGAGGACATCGAGGTCGGGGACGAGGCCATCTCGCGCACCACTTCCCCGGCCAGATGGCTGGAGGCGGTCTACAGCGACGTTTCGATCACCACCCAGGTCAACGACGGCCGCTCCACAGCCCACGACGAGTACCGTCTGCCGACGTCATCGAGTTCGCAGCCGTCCGTCATGCTGGAGATGCTGTCCCTGCTGGACGCACGCGAGACCGACCGGATTCTTGAACTGGGCGCCGGCACGGGCCTGAACGCCTCCTGGCTCGCCCACCGCCTCGGCTCTTCCCACGTCGTCTCCGTCGAGATCGACACGGTGCTCGCCGAGCAGGCGGCCAAGAACGCCGCAGCGGCAGGCCTCTCGCCACTGATCGTGCACGGCGACGGCACCCGGGGCTGGCCACCCGGCGCCCCCCACCAGCGGGTCATCGCCACCTACGCGGTCACGGAGATTCCCTACGCCTGGGTGGAACAGGCCCGACACGGCCGGATCGTCGCGCCCTGGGGAGGATCGTTCTTCCCGTACTCCTTCGCCGTCGTCGACATTCGAGACGGCCGCGGGCACGGCACGTTCACCGGCTACCCGGCGTTCATGCGGTCCCGCAACTCCCGCCCCGCGCGTGGCTACCTGAACGACTTCCTGCACCATCGCAAGGACGCCACCGAGACCACGACCAGCCTCTCGCCCCTCGCGATCGCGCAGGACGCCGATGCCCTGTTCTTCGCCGGCCTCGCGCTGCCGGACGCCTGGCACCTGCCCATCACCGCAGACGACGACAGTGGCGAGATCACCTTCTGGATCCTCGCGGACGACCAGAATTCCTGGGCCTCGGCCGACTACATGCCCGACCGGCAGGAGTATCCCGTTGCGCAGTACGGGCCCCGCAGGCTGTGGGACGAGGCCCTGGCCGCCTACCGCACCTGGGACGACCTCGGCCGCCCGGCCCGCGACCGGGCAGGCCTGTCTGTCACGTCTCAAGGGCAGCGGATCTGGCTCGACACCCCCGACAACGTTCTTCCCGATTCGCTGAGCGCGCATCCTCTCATCTGA
- a CDS encoding DEAD/DEAH box helicase has protein sequence MITSGLWPHQIEAVNDTVSALANAERTTTIMACGTGKSRVGAAVAGHLAEHAGARRVLLVVPFLDLITQMIGEWRHVLGAEVLGRVVAVCSDQNVLRKHEPDLRRNGALITSDPAQLAALTADQSRITVACTYQSLPTLAAAHDEHRLPMWDLIVIDEAHRSVGRASKAWAIIHSNTRIPAFRRLYMTATPKIVASGSNAEDAAISMDDERIFGTVAHRLPFSKAIELGLLADYQVIVPVLTDKDLQSAAQQQNYYQSGRAALSSRMLAIQVAVLRAAHQYGIRRMITFHTRVGDARWVANTLPHAVELLQPHERPVRLLADYVSGTQPLDQRRKTVDRLRSDGDGLVVIANAKIIGEGFDAPGVDAVAFFDPRSSAIDTIQAIGRALRRGRNAGPKTASIIVPVFLSPGEDPESALETSAYAPVWQVIRALSAHDDGLALRLYELQKQSASAPSSQMERVLPDWLRVTGAPVPHGFASAITVQTVRATPLSWKDYYGAAQAYREKHGDLRVHQSWRTPDGINLGIWINGMRQKRKEGKLAPERITALNELDMIWSNSETARQQMLKHLRAFHAQNGHMRVPQSYTTDGEPPYPLGTAVNNLRSKHRLGKVEPEVIAELDALGFSWSPTKDVWEQFLADLKTYASRHSDLLVPHNYMTPGPDARPLGKQVVKYRIRHKKENLSEEKIKILESLGFVWSVAERKWEDNFRLLLKYKKQHGDVNPPASVTIGGWLQEQRRMHQAGKLPEEWLSALLHAGVTMPPAPALKES, from the coding sequence TTGATTACGTCTGGTTTGTGGCCCCATCAGATCGAAGCAGTAAACGACACCGTGTCGGCGCTGGCCAATGCCGAGCGCACCACCACCATCATGGCCTGCGGCACGGGCAAGAGCCGGGTCGGCGCTGCTGTCGCGGGACACCTGGCGGAGCATGCCGGCGCCAGGCGCGTCTTGCTCGTCGTTCCTTTCCTGGACCTGATCACGCAGATGATCGGCGAATGGCGGCACGTGCTCGGCGCCGAAGTGCTCGGCCGGGTCGTCGCAGTCTGCTCCGACCAGAATGTGCTGCGCAAGCACGAGCCCGACCTTCGCAGGAACGGCGCTCTCATCACATCCGACCCGGCTCAGCTGGCTGCCTTGACCGCAGACCAGAGCCGGATCACTGTCGCCTGCACCTACCAGAGCCTGCCGACGCTCGCCGCCGCCCACGACGAGCATCGCCTGCCGATGTGGGACCTGATCGTCATCGACGAGGCACATCGCAGCGTAGGACGCGCCAGCAAAGCGTGGGCGATCATCCACAGCAACACACGCATCCCCGCCTTCCGTCGGCTGTACATGACCGCGACACCGAAGATCGTCGCCAGCGGTAGCAATGCTGAAGACGCCGCCATCAGCATGGACGATGAAAGAATCTTCGGCACGGTAGCCCACCGGCTTCCCTTCTCGAAAGCCATCGAGCTGGGACTGCTGGCCGACTACCAGGTAATCGTGCCCGTTCTGACCGACAAGGACCTCCAGAGCGCTGCCCAGCAGCAGAACTACTACCAAAGCGGCCGTGCTGCCCTGTCGTCCCGGATGCTCGCCATTCAAGTAGCCGTCCTGCGCGCAGCCCACCAGTACGGCATCCGCAGGATGATCACCTTTCACACCCGCGTGGGCGACGCCCGCTGGGTCGCCAATACCCTGCCACACGCCGTCGAACTCCTGCAGCCGCACGAGCGCCCGGTGCGCTTGCTGGCCGACTACGTGAGCGGGACCCAGCCACTGGACCAGCGCAGAAAGACCGTGGACCGGCTGCGTAGTGACGGCGACGGGCTGGTCGTGATCGCCAACGCGAAAATCATCGGTGAAGGCTTCGACGCTCCGGGGGTCGACGCAGTGGCCTTCTTCGACCCCCGCAGCTCCGCCATCGACACGATCCAGGCCATCGGGCGGGCACTGCGTCGTGGCCGGAATGCCGGGCCCAAGACGGCATCCATCATCGTGCCTGTCTTCCTCAGTCCAGGTGAAGATCCCGAGTCCGCACTGGAGACTTCGGCTTATGCTCCGGTCTGGCAGGTAATCCGGGCCCTGTCCGCTCATGACGACGGCCTCGCCCTCCGTTTGTACGAACTGCAGAAGCAGTCCGCAAGCGCACCAAGCAGTCAGATGGAGAGAGTCCTACCCGACTGGCTGCGCGTCACAGGCGCACCTGTGCCCCACGGCTTCGCCAGCGCCATCACCGTTCAGACGGTGCGCGCCACACCCTTATCCTGGAAAGATTATTACGGCGCCGCTCAGGCATACCGCGAGAAACACGGTGATCTGAGAGTACACCAATCATGGCGCACACCTGACGGGATCAATCTGGGAATATGGATAAACGGCATGCGCCAAAAGCGCAAGGAAGGGAAACTCGCACCGGAACGAATCACCGCACTGAACGAGCTCGATATGATCTGGAGCAATTCAGAAACGGCTCGCCAGCAAATGCTGAAACACTTGCGTGCATTTCATGCCCAAAATGGCCATATGCGCGTCCCTCAAAGCTATACCACCGATGGAGAGCCGCCTTACCCATTGGGTACGGCAGTCAATAATCTGCGCTCGAAGCACCGGCTGGGAAAAGTGGAGCCGGAGGTCATTGCCGAGCTCGACGCCTTGGGATTCTCCTGGAGTCCCACAAAAGATGTCTGGGAACAGTTCCTTGCCGACCTCAAGACATACGCCAGCCGGCACTCCGACCTGCTGGTTCCCCACAACTACATGACGCCCGGCCCCGATGCCCGCCCACTGGGAAAACAAGTAGTAAAATATCGAATCCGCCACAAAAAGGAAAATCTTTCCGAGGAAAAGATCAAGATTCTCGAAAGTCTCGGTTTCGTGTGGAGTGTGGCCGAAAGGAAATGGGAGGACAATTTTCGACTCCTCTTAAAGTACAAGAAACAGCATGGGGATGTAAATCCGCCGGCCAGTGTAACGATTGGCGGCTGGCTGCAGGAACAGCGGCGCATGCATCAGGCCGGAAAGCTGCCCGAGGAGTGGCTTAGCGCTCTTCTCCATGCCGGTGTGACGATGCCGCCCGCTCCCGCACTAAAAGAAAGCTGA
- a CDS encoding TnsA-like heteromeric transposase endonuclease subunit, translating into MAGAALAYGDAVLSAFELDFVESGQRHRLPLGQGWNRRFEAADPVREFRWAKGGESFAGLYYSTTAGAHVGYESWLERDRLILLDRDPDVVGIASQPFWLHWHDGKRRRRHAPDFFVRLGDGRGRVVDVRAGDRIDRAAAESFEETERACQAVGWEFTRVGEPDPVLMANMRWLSRYRRRRCARADVAERLLRVFEEPAPLRPGAEGVGDPLLVLPVLFHLLWSGVLSADLEGGLLSSDSLVVTTRGER; encoded by the coding sequence GTGGCTGGTGCCGCGCTGGCGTACGGCGATGCCGTGCTGTCGGCCTTTGAGCTGGACTTCGTCGAGTCCGGGCAGCGTCATCGGCTGCCGTTGGGCCAGGGCTGGAACCGTCGGTTCGAGGCGGCCGATCCGGTCCGGGAGTTCCGCTGGGCCAAGGGCGGGGAGAGTTTCGCCGGTCTGTACTACTCGACCACGGCGGGCGCCCACGTGGGCTACGAGTCGTGGCTGGAGCGGGATCGGCTGATCCTGCTGGATCGCGATCCCGACGTGGTCGGGATCGCGTCGCAGCCGTTCTGGCTGCACTGGCACGACGGGAAGCGGCGACGTCGGCACGCGCCCGACTTCTTCGTGCGGCTGGGAGACGGCCGGGGCCGGGTCGTTGACGTGCGGGCCGGTGACCGGATCGACCGGGCGGCCGCCGAGTCGTTCGAGGAGACGGAGCGGGCCTGCCAGGCGGTGGGCTGGGAGTTCACCCGCGTCGGCGAGCCGGATCCGGTGCTGATGGCGAACATGCGGTGGCTGTCGCGCTACCGCCGGCGCCGCTGCGCGCGAGCGGACGTCGCCGAGCGGTTGCTGCGGGTGTTCGAGGAGCCGGCCCCGCTGCGTCCCGGGGCGGAGGGGGTCGGCGACCCGCTGCTGGTGCTGCCGGTGCTGTTCCACCTGCTGTGGTCTGGCGTGCTGAGTGCCGATCTTGAGGGCGGGCTGCTGTCGTCCGACAGCCTCGTCGTGACGACGAGGGGAGAACGATGA
- a CDS encoding DUF5959 family protein, which produces MIDDAHILELFRFADGVQSVTLRVACDVPIVTGEERYYAAEIVLESGFVNGTVGLHVSDGDLDAWGRCLDAFEAEEGAEWPPGGRSAWLSVLPEDPVEVTVHDSPSTQIAVQVPVDVASGWLEENRLRLEHVRKAVAQKTT; this is translated from the coding sequence GTGATCGACGATGCACACATCTTGGAGCTCTTCCGATTCGCTGACGGCGTGCAGAGCGTGACCCTCCGGGTCGCGTGTGATGTACCGATCGTGACAGGGGAAGAGAGGTACTACGCGGCCGAGATCGTGTTGGAGAGCGGCTTCGTCAACGGCACTGTCGGACTGCACGTTTCAGACGGGGATCTGGATGCATGGGGCCGTTGTCTCGATGCTTTTGAGGCCGAGGAGGGAGCCGAGTGGCCACCCGGCGGCCGTAGTGCGTGGTTGTCTGTGCTTCCCGAGGATCCGGTGGAGGTGACTGTGCACGACTCGCCATCGACGCAGATTGCAGTGCAGGTACCCGTGGACGTGGCGTCCGGGTGGCTGGAGGAGAACCGGCTCCGGCTTGAGCACGTGCGTAAGGCGGTCGCGCAAAAGACGACCTGA